The following is a genomic window from Caldicellulosiruptor danielii.
ACAAAACAGGCCCCAAGGTGTTTAAAATTGGTATAAAGAAGGTCACAAGTCCAACCAGCACCCCGCCAATGATAATTATCACCTGTTTTGCCTTTTCACCAGAGGTCTTTTTTCTGACAATCAGCTGTTCATGAAAAACATCATTCATAACTAACACTCAACCCTCCGAATTACTCAAATTTTTGTAAATAACAAATCTATCATAAATATAAATTTTTATTGCCATCATCGTTTTTTAGCCTCGAACTATTTCACTACTCCTGCGCGGCTGAGCGGCCATATCCTGAAGACTACCTTGCCTATAATATCATCTCTTGACACATACTTGTGTTCCCAGAACCGGCTATCGTGAGAGTCATTCCTGTTATCACCCATCATGAAATAGTGTCCAGGCGGAACTTTGTATGGTCCAAAGCTTCCTACCATGGGTTCTTTCAGATAATTTTCTTTGTAGACTTTACCGTTAATGTACAAAACACCATCTTTTATCTCGATTGTGTCGCCAGGAAGACCTATAACTCTTTTAACATATAAAGTTTTTCTATCGTCTGGATACTTGAAAACGACAATGTCTCCTCTTTTGACATCTTCTATATGAAGGACATAACCAAGCTTGTATACAAAAAGCCTATCGTTTAGCT
Proteins encoded in this region:
- the lepB gene encoding signal peptidase I, encoding MMEQHQTLKLQNKVVREAVEWILWIGGAVLIALILRTYVFSLVIVPTGSMLNTIQLNDRLFVYKLGYVLHIEDVKRGDIVVFKYPDDRKTLYVKRVIGLPGDTIEIKDGVLYINGKVYKENYLKEPMVGSFGPYKVPPGHYFMMGDNRNDSHDSRFWEHKYVSRDDIIGKVVFRIWPLSRAGVVK